The Bacillus sp. Marseille-Q1617 genome has a segment encoding these proteins:
- a CDS encoding response regulator transcription factor has product MFKILLIEDDTTLFNEVKNRLSQWSYDVYGIKDFSKVIEEFSEVKPDLVIIDIQLPKYDGFHWCRMIRAHSNVPILFLSSRDHPTDMVMSMQLGADDFIQKPFHFDVLIAKVQATLRRVYNYNTEQVTLKTWCGAAVDHERNTVKNDKGTIQLTKNEMFILKLLISQKNKIVTRDSLIHSLWDDKRFISDNTLTVNVNRLRKRLDEIGLGNQIETKVGQGYRALEEEHV; this is encoded by the coding sequence GTGTTTAAGATTTTATTAATCGAAGATGATACAACTCTATTCAATGAAGTGAAAAACCGCTTGTCTCAGTGGTCTTATGACGTTTATGGAATAAAAGATTTCAGTAAAGTGATAGAGGAATTCTCTGAAGTCAAGCCGGATCTGGTGATCATTGATATTCAGCTGCCGAAGTATGACGGCTTTCATTGGTGCAGGATGATCAGGGCTCATTCAAATGTTCCCATCCTGTTCCTGTCGTCCAGGGACCACCCGACAGATATGGTCATGTCGATGCAGCTGGGGGCGGATGATTTCATCCAGAAGCCGTTTCATTTTGATGTTCTGATCGCGAAGGTGCAGGCAACGCTCAGGCGCGTCTATAACTACAATACAGAACAAGTGACTTTGAAGACGTGGTGCGGAGCTGCTGTAGATCATGAGCGTAATACAGTAAAGAATGATAAAGGGACCATCCAGCTTACCAAGAATGAAATGTTCATCCTGAAGCTTTTGATCAGCCAGAAAAATAAAATTGTCACCAGGGACAGCTTGATTCATTCATTATGGGACGATAAACGGTTCATCAGCGACAATACTTTGACGGTCAACGTCAATCGGCTGCGGAAGCGGCTTGATGAAATCGGCTTGGGGAATCAAATTGAAACCAAAGTGGGTCAGGGATACAGGGCTCTGGAAGAGGAACATGTATGA
- a CDS encoding cytochrome c oxidase subunit II, giving the protein MKLSRGEEVWLIASFGMILIFMFITGYQTFALGMGPPSHQETIDPQQVDETAPFDNPGVKKIADNEYEVVMTLQLFNFTPGEIEVPAGSTVHFVLTSKDVTHGFQVADTNINAMVMPGYIQKITQTFDEPGSYLVLCNEYCGAGHQAMSTTIKVTE; this is encoded by the coding sequence ATGAAGCTGAGTAGAGGAGAAGAAGTTTGGCTGATTGCAAGTTTTGGAATGATTCTCATTTTTATGTTCATTACCGGATATCAAACATTTGCCCTCGGAATGGGACCGCCGAGTCACCAGGAAACAATCGATCCACAGCAGGTGGATGAAACGGCTCCGTTTGATAACCCAGGCGTAAAGAAAATCGCTGACAATGAATACGAAGTTGTCATGACTCTTCAACTATTTAATTTTACTCCAGGTGAAATTGAAGTTCCTGCAGGGTCTACTGTTCATTTCGTCTTAACTTCGAAGGATGTCACACATGGATTTCAGGTTGCTGATACAAATATAAATGCAATGGTGATGCCGGGGTATATTCAGAAAATCACTCAAACGTTTGATGAACCTGGAAGTTATCTTGTACTGTGCAATGAATATTGCGGAGCTGGGCATCAGGCAATGAGCACGACCATCAAGGTGACAGAATAA
- a CDS encoding SCO family protein, whose product MNTINRNLLSTTIVLLFGFGLFFSGTDGFKAFTAEEARLLKLQEEKPEVPDLVLEDSKGSSYTWDEFRGKYVFITFFYTACTTVCPQLETNMAKVYEHVPRESLGEDIVFLSISFAPDQDTPAALTKYKAYFGSDGEKWRMARITEEGELNALLEAFGVIVIPDNNGNFTHNSAFYLVNREGRLQEVLDYRDIDGAAAVVDSYLKMEAN is encoded by the coding sequence ATGAATACAATAAACCGAAACCTTCTCTCGACCACAATCGTTTTACTATTCGGATTTGGTTTGTTTTTCAGCGGAACAGACGGATTTAAAGCTTTCACAGCTGAAGAAGCCAGATTACTAAAGCTTCAGGAAGAAAAACCTGAAGTACCTGATCTCGTGCTGGAAGACAGCAAGGGATCTTCTTACACATGGGATGAGTTTCGCGGGAAATATGTCTTTATCACTTTCTTTTATACTGCCTGCACGACCGTTTGTCCGCAGCTGGAAACGAATATGGCAAAGGTTTATGAGCACGTGCCGAGGGAGTCTCTCGGGGAAGACATCGTGTTCCTGAGTATCAGCTTTGCTCCTGATCAGGATACACCGGCAGCTTTAACGAAATATAAAGCCTATTTCGGTAGTGATGGAGAAAAATGGAGAATGGCCAGAATCACTGAGGAAGGAGAGTTGAATGCCCTTCTTGAAGCCTTCGGCGTAATTGTTATACCTGATAACAATGGAAATTTCACTCATAACTCTGCTTTCTATCTGGTAAATCGGGAGGGGCGGCTCCAGGAAGTGCTGGATTATAGAGACATAGATGGAGCGGCGGCTGTTGTGGATTCTTATCTCAAAATGGAAGCCAATTAA
- the ric gene encoding iron-sulfur cluster repair di-iron protein yields MTQTFTESSIIGNIVTEFPKASDFFKANRIDFCCGGNRPLIEAIEERNLSSEEILTELNALYDEAKRLSESTINWEQASSTELIQYIVGKHHRYLNEELPKLTPYVTKVLRVHGAQHPHLAQIHKLFHQLKADLEQHTIKEEMEDFPALIAFEEDPKPENKERLLTILSALEDEHQHAGDIIKEIRKVTNDFTPPLGACGTYRLVYQRLEELESDLFEHIHLENNILFPRAVQKI; encoded by the coding sequence ATGACACAAACATTCACAGAGTCATCCATAATAGGGAATATCGTCACAGAATTTCCGAAAGCAAGCGACTTTTTCAAGGCGAATCGAATCGACTTTTGCTGCGGAGGAAATCGCCCTTTAATTGAAGCGATCGAAGAAAGGAATCTTTCTTCAGAAGAAATCCTCACGGAGTTAAATGCACTGTATGATGAAGCGAAGAGATTGAGCGAATCCACCATCAACTGGGAACAGGCTTCATCCACGGAGTTGATTCAATATATCGTCGGTAAACACCACCGTTACTTAAATGAAGAACTGCCGAAACTGACTCCTTATGTGACGAAGGTACTTCGCGTTCATGGGGCACAGCACCCCCATTTAGCACAGATTCATAAACTGTTCCATCAGTTGAAGGCTGATCTTGAGCAGCATACGATCAAGGAAGAAATGGAAGACTTCCCGGCACTTATTGCATTCGAAGAAGATCCAAAGCCTGAAAACAAAGAGAGATTATTGACCATTCTTTCGGCGTTGGAAGACGAGCATCAACATGCAGGGGATATCATAAAAGAAATCCGAAAGGTCACAAATGATTTCACCCCTCCTCTGGGTGCATGCGGAACCTACCGCCTTGTTTATCAGCGGCTGGAAGAACTGGAATCCGATTTATTCGAGCATATCCACTTGGAAAATAATATTCTTTTCCCTCGTGCGGTACAGAAGATTTGA
- a CDS encoding ABC transporter ATP-binding protein: protein MTILEAVKLHKSYGNKFNKQEVLKGIDLQITKGEFVGIMGPSGSGKTTLLNVLSSIDKVSEGSIKIENNEMTRMKEKKLAEFRKNHLGFIFQDYNLLDTLTVKENILLPLSITKTPKKEAESKFDTLASQLGILELKDKYPNEISGGQKQRTSAARAFIHEPSIIFADEPTGALDSKSASDLLNKLGELNVQLESTIVMVTHDPVAASYCSRVIFIKDGRIYTQLNKGDQSRQAFFKDVMKTQGVLGGVQNER from the coding sequence ATGACGATTTTAGAAGCAGTGAAACTTCATAAAAGTTACGGGAACAAGTTCAATAAGCAGGAGGTGCTGAAAGGGATCGACCTTCAAATTACCAAGGGTGAATTTGTCGGCATCATGGGTCCGTCAGGTTCAGGGAAGACCACCCTCCTCAATGTTCTTTCTTCCATTGATAAGGTGAGTGAAGGTTCCATCAAGATCGAGAATAATGAAATGACGCGGATGAAAGAGAAGAAGCTTGCGGAGTTCAGGAAGAATCACCTCGGTTTCATTTTCCAGGATTACAATCTGCTCGACACCCTGACGGTAAAAGAAAACATCCTGCTTCCGCTTTCAATCACGAAAACACCTAAGAAAGAAGCGGAAAGTAAGTTCGATACCTTGGCGAGCCAGCTTGGGATCCTGGAGCTCAAAGATAAATACCCGAATGAAATTTCAGGGGGACAAAAACAGCGCACATCTGCCGCCCGGGCATTCATCCACGAACCAAGCATCATTTTTGCCGATGAGCCAACAGGGGCGCTTGATTCCAAATCGGCATCCGACTTATTGAATAAACTGGGGGAACTAAACGTCCAACTTGAATCGACGATCGTCATGGTCACACATGATCCCGTCGCTGCCAGCTACTGCAGCAGGGTCATCTTCATCAAAGACGGGCGAATCTATACCCAGCTGAATAAAGGTGACCAATCAAGACAGGCATTTTTCAAGGATGTCATGAAAACACAGGGTGTATTGGGCGGTGTCCAGAATGAACGTTAA
- a CDS encoding cbb3-type cytochrome c oxidase subunit I, whose amino-acid sequence MELVRKMEMNVKKNVSLGVSPQDAKLSKTYLLVAFIALLLGGILGLLQGLNRAGLLQLPPWLNYYQVLTAHGVLLVLVLTAFFTIGYFYAALSHTLGGLLPKVRKMAWIGFYMKTAGLVMAVIPILKNDASVLYTFYPPMAASPLFYIGLVFIVLGVWMCAFGSFISVANWRKQHKGEHIPILAFFATGVFVLLFFGSIPVALEVFIIIPWAFGWIDTINVMLSRTLFWAFGHTLVNIWYLTAVSAWYVIVPKIIGGKRFSDTLTRVVIILLVIMNIPGGFHHQIVDPGISEEIKYMHVFMSLAISFPSLMTAYAMFAVFERTGRKKGGRGLFGWLKKLPWGDVRFLAPMIAMIAFIIGGAGGIAQTTNQLNQVVHNTMWVVGHFHITVGTSVILTFFGISYWLVPLVSKRTLTQKMNRLGIIQTIIWTVGMIFMAISMHWIGLLGSPRRTSYTTYGDHAAALSWDPYLFLIAIGGTLLFIGVLLQVYIVLNLMFWAPKGETEFPIADSDPKDGKTPYWTEKWGRWIVIMLLLVAMGYVIPIVDFIMNAPPGSPPFRTW is encoded by the coding sequence ATGGAGCTGGTTAGAAAAATGGAAATGAACGTGAAGAAAAATGTGAGCCTGGGGGTATCTCCACAGGATGCGAAACTTTCGAAGACGTACTTATTAGTAGCATTTATTGCCCTCCTTCTGGGAGGGATACTCGGGCTGTTACAAGGACTCAACCGTGCCGGCCTGCTTCAATTACCGCCATGGTTAAATTACTATCAAGTGCTGACTGCACATGGTGTTCTGCTTGTTTTAGTATTGACTGCGTTCTTTACAATCGGATATTTTTACGCGGCTTTGTCCCATACTCTAGGTGGACTGCTTCCAAAGGTCCGGAAAATGGCATGGATCGGGTTTTACATGAAGACGGCGGGGCTCGTCATGGCGGTTATTCCAATTTTGAAAAATGACGCATCGGTCCTGTATACCTTTTATCCTCCGATGGCGGCATCACCCCTGTTCTATATCGGATTGGTCTTTATCGTTTTGGGTGTGTGGATGTGCGCTTTCGGTTCATTCATTTCAGTCGCCAACTGGAGGAAGCAGCACAAGGGTGAACATATCCCGATTCTTGCTTTCTTTGCCACGGGAGTGTTTGTCCTGCTGTTCTTTGGAAGTATTCCTGTGGCCCTGGAAGTGTTCATCATTATTCCTTGGGCCTTCGGCTGGATTGATACGATCAATGTCATGTTGAGCAGGACGCTGTTCTGGGCTTTCGGACACACATTGGTGAACATTTGGTATCTGACGGCCGTTTCGGCATGGTACGTCATCGTTCCTAAAATCATTGGCGGTAAACGATTCAGTGACACGTTGACAAGGGTTGTCATTATCTTATTGGTCATAATGAACATTCCTGGAGGGTTCCATCATCAGATCGTTGACCCTGGTATCTCAGAGGAAATTAAATATATGCATGTGTTTATGAGTCTGGCCATTTCTTTCCCTTCTTTAATGACGGCTTATGCTATGTTTGCTGTTTTTGAACGGACCGGGCGGAAGAAAGGCGGAAGAGGACTCTTTGGCTGGTTGAAAAAATTACCGTGGGGAGATGTAAGATTCCTTGCTCCGATGATCGCGATGATTGCGTTTATCATCGGGGGAGCGGGTGGAATTGCACAAACTACGAATCAACTGAATCAAGTCGTCCATAACACGATGTGGGTCGTAGGGCATTTTCATATAACAGTGGGAACTTCCGTCATTCTTACTTTCTTCGGAATCAGTTACTGGCTGGTACCTCTGGTTTCAAAACGGACCCTGACACAAAAGATGAATAGGCTCGGAATTATTCAAACCATCATTTGGACAGTCGGTATGATTTTCATGGCTATTTCCATGCATTGGATCGGCTTACTTGGTTCTCCACGCAGAACGTCCTATACAACATACGGCGATCATGCAGCAGCATTAAGCTGGGATCCATACTTGTTTCTCATCGCAATTGGCGGCACCCTTCTGTTCATCGGAGTTCTGCTGCAGGTGTATATAGTCTTGAATCTCATGTTCTGGGCACCAAAAGGCGAAACGGAATTTCCTATAGCAGACAGCGATCCCAAGGACGGGAAAACCCCTTATTGGACGGAAAAGTGGGGCCGCTGGATTGTCATCATGCTGCTATTGGTCGCAATGGGGTATGTCATTCCGATCGTGGACTTCATCATGAATGCACCACCGGGTTCCCCTCCATTCAGAACATGGTAA
- a CDS encoding globin, with the protein MKFQSLYDEIGPDRIQALVDAFYPKVYRDPDLRPLFEGEMSEIMRKQYMFLTQFLGGPPLYSEEFGPPAMKARHLPFEITPERARCWLHCMKEAFEETGLNDLPEGEVFYTRLTQVAAIMINTK; encoded by the coding sequence TTGAAATTTCAATCTCTATACGATGAAATCGGTCCTGACCGGATACAGGCACTGGTGGACGCATTTTATCCCAAGGTCTACAGAGATCCAGATCTGAGGCCGTTGTTTGAAGGTGAAATGTCGGAAATCATGAGGAAACAATACATGTTTCTCACCCAGTTTCTCGGAGGTCCGCCATTATACAGTGAAGAATTCGGTCCGCCTGCCATGAAAGCAAGGCATCTCCCTTTCGAAATCACTCCAGAGAGGGCAAGGTGCTGGCTGCACTGCATGAAAGAAGCATTCGAAGAAACAGGTTTGAACGACCTTCCTGAGGGCGAGGTATTCTATACAAGGCTCACCCAAGTGGCAGCAATCATGATTAACACAAAATAA
- a CDS encoding FtsX-like permease family protein, translating into MNVNTLIFRNLKKNLKNYYLYVFALVFSVALYFAFVTLQYDPSMDAAKGSIKGGAAIKAGSVLLVAIVCIFLLYANTIFIKRRSKEIGLFQLIGMTKRKIFWILTVENFLLYFGSLVLGILIGFSFSKLIIMIMFNITGVDAIAELHFSTRALIQTVIVFSAIYILIMLMNFFFIKRQSILALFRVRSSTETKVKKVSGWVMMFGILGMVLIAAGYYVSSKLFEGDFQTMQELFAAMIFILASVIIGTYLFYKGSVSFIFQMIRKKKGGYLNINEVMSLSSVMFRMKSNALLLTIITTVSALAIGLLSLSYISYYSAEKLAEDNVPSDFTFTSEKAFIKFKDKLEQNNIEFSKEEMDVIMVAADLEDITESDFAVNGTLKAMPTSFISENEIEGVDVERDEVLFSGYSDLLDKVLPLADSGKIVLKGKTESFEQEYLGMRDDYPISWYYTAGGSPVGVVDDATFEELKQDLDPSIQKGSNIYIGVDIDSDEKLDEANDLFHELGFSEGFEHDSQQVLEGEQKRNIGLIMFIVGFLGLTFLITSGCILYFKQMDESEDEKPNYTILRKLGFTRSDLIKGIRAKQLFNFGIPLMVGLLHSYFAVKSGWFLFGGEFDIPMVIVMVLYAALYSIFGFLSVLYYKKVISEAL; encoded by the coding sequence ATGAACGTTAATACACTCATCTTCAGGAATCTGAAGAAGAACCTCAAAAATTATTACCTATATGTATTTGCACTCGTATTCAGTGTCGCTCTTTATTTTGCGTTTGTTACCCTTCAATATGATCCATCGATGGATGCAGCGAAGGGATCAATCAAAGGAGGGGCTGCCATCAAAGCGGGGTCGGTTCTCCTAGTAGCCATCGTTTGTATTTTTCTGCTTTATGCGAATACTATCTTCATCAAAAGGAGAAGCAAAGAAATCGGTCTATTCCAGCTGATTGGGATGACAAAAAGGAAGATTTTCTGGATCCTTACCGTTGAGAATTTTCTTTTGTATTTCGGCTCACTGGTTCTTGGTATCCTGATTGGCTTTTCATTTTCCAAGTTGATCATCATGATCATGTTCAACATTACTGGTGTTGATGCGATTGCAGAACTTCATTTCTCAACGCGGGCCTTGATTCAGACTGTCATCGTCTTCAGCGCGATCTATATCCTGATCATGCTGATGAACTTCTTTTTTATCAAGAGACAGAGCATTCTGGCACTTTTCAGGGTGCGTTCTTCCACCGAAACAAAAGTGAAGAAAGTGTCGGGGTGGGTCATGATGTTCGGGATCCTTGGGATGGTCCTGATCGCTGCCGGCTACTATGTTTCCTCCAAGCTATTTGAAGGAGACTTTCAAACGATGCAGGAGCTTTTCGCCGCGATGATCTTTATCCTGGCATCGGTCATCATCGGGACGTATCTGTTTTATAAAGGCTCCGTCAGCTTCATTTTTCAGATGATCAGGAAAAAGAAAGGCGGTTACCTGAACATTAACGAGGTGATGTCCCTTTCATCCGTCATGTTCAGGATGAAATCGAATGCATTGCTGCTGACCATCATCACTACGGTATCGGCACTGGCCATCGGTTTGCTGTCATTAAGCTACATCTCTTACTACTCTGCAGAAAAATTGGCAGAGGATAATGTTCCATCCGATTTCACTTTCACATCTGAAAAAGCTTTTATAAAGTTCAAAGATAAACTGGAACAAAACAACATCGAGTTCAGCAAAGAGGAAATGGACGTGATCATGGTTGCTGCCGACCTTGAAGACATCACCGAATCTGATTTTGCTGTAAATGGCACACTTAAAGCCATGCCGACTTCCTTCATCAGTGAAAATGAAATCGAAGGGGTCGATGTAGAGAGAGACGAAGTCCTGTTCAGTGGATACAGCGATCTGCTGGATAAAGTACTGCCGCTCGCCGATTCAGGTAAGATCGTATTAAAGGGGAAGACTGAATCGTTCGAACAGGAATATCTGGGTATGCGGGATGATTACCCAATTTCATGGTATTACACAGCAGGAGGTTCACCAGTTGGAGTCGTGGATGACGCCACTTTTGAGGAGTTGAAACAAGATCTTGATCCTTCGATCCAGAAAGGATCGAACATCTATATCGGTGTCGATATCGATAGTGACGAAAAACTGGATGAAGCAAATGATCTTTTCCATGAGCTCGGTTTTTCTGAAGGGTTCGAACATGATTCACAACAGGTTCTGGAAGGTGAACAGAAAAGGAATATTGGTCTCATTATGTTCATCGTCGGGTTCCTGGGGCTGACCTTCCTTATTACATCAGGCTGCATCCTTTATTTCAAGCAAATGGATGAAAGTGAAGACGAGAAGCCGAATTATACGATCCTTCGAAAGCTGGGCTTCACCCGATCCGATCTGATCAAGGGTATCAGGGCCAAACAGCTCTTCAATTTCGGCATTCCGCTTATGGTCGGACTGCTTCATAGTTATTTTGCCGTCAAGTCGGGCTGGTTTTTATTCGGCGGGGAATTCGACATTCCGATGGTCATCGTCATGGTCCTGTATGCCGCCTTATATTCGATATTCGGCTTCCTGTCTGTGCTCTATTACAAAAAGGTGATCAGTGAGGCATTATAA
- a CDS encoding Crp/Fnr family transcriptional regulator, protein MLKKEEIKKHLQTVPLFKELSDEELQPIISISSSRIYNARSIIFMQEEPLDRVFFIHSGIVKIYKTDATGKEQIVSVLEDGEMFPHAGFFRQGTFPANAEVIKKAQLIVTPIKDFEKILIQHPELCIKLFRVLGGKIVDLQSRLEEKILHNTYEQVIMLLLRLSKSNGVKQENLYKITTHFTNRELANMIGTSRETVSRTLNQLRKKDLIELDTSGFYVIDPDKLKEEIIH, encoded by the coding sequence ATGTTAAAAAAAGAAGAGATTAAAAAGCATCTGCAAACCGTTCCATTATTCAAGGAGCTGTCTGACGAGGAGCTGCAGCCGATCATATCGATTTCGTCGTCAAGAATATATAATGCCCGTTCGATTATTTTCATGCAGGAAGAACCTCTCGACCGCGTCTTCTTCATCCACTCCGGCATCGTGAAAATTTATAAAACTGATGCAACCGGAAAAGAACAGATCGTATCGGTACTCGAGGATGGTGAAATGTTCCCTCACGCCGGTTTTTTCAGGCAGGGGACTTTTCCTGCTAACGCCGAGGTCATAAAAAAGGCCCAGCTCATCGTCACCCCCATTAAAGATTTCGAGAAAATCCTGATTCAACACCCAGAGCTTTGCATTAAGTTATTCCGGGTTCTAGGGGGTAAAATTGTCGATCTTCAAAGCCGCTTGGAAGAGAAAATTCTCCACAATACGTATGAACAGGTCATTATGCTTCTACTGCGTCTATCAAAGTCCAATGGTGTGAAGCAAGAAAACCTGTATAAAATCACCACCCATTTTACGAACAGAGAACTCGCCAACATGATCGGCACCTCGCGTGAAACAGTCAGCAGAACCCTTAACCAGCTAAGGAAAAAAGATCTTATCGAGCTTGATACCTCAGGCTTCTATGTCATCGACCCTGACAAACTGAAAGAGGAAATCATTCACTGA
- a CDS encoding DUF2512 family protein gives MKHAKAFAIKGLVNLAVFSFVLSLGFRISAESTAIIAILFGAISYGGGDLAFLHKTNNFITTAAEFIMAFFLVWAVVSVIEGLATNVALPSAFISALLIGIAEFFFHFYILKEKLGAVDDGSIHLSK, from the coding sequence TTGAAACATGCAAAGGCGTTCGCTATTAAAGGACTCGTGAACCTGGCTGTGTTTTCATTCGTTCTGAGCCTTGGATTCCGCATTTCTGCTGAAAGTACTGCAATCATCGCCATTCTATTTGGAGCCATATCTTATGGTGGGGGGGATTTGGCTTTTTTACATAAGACAAATAATTTCATCACCACCGCCGCGGAATTCATCATGGCATTCTTTCTGGTCTGGGCAGTCGTTTCCGTGATAGAAGGGTTGGCCACAAATGTTGCCCTTCCCTCTGCATTCATTTCTGCTTTGCTTATCGGGATAGCAGAGTTTTTCTTTCATTTTTATATTCTCAAAGAGAAGCTCGGTGCAGTGGACGACGGGTCCATTCATCTGTCAAAGTAG
- a CDS encoding SDR family oxidoreductase codes for MNSLQGKTAIVTGASRSNGIGSAACLALAEAGADIFFTHWTPFDETAGNGVEKDWPGMLEEKLIEMGVRAAHMEADLEDDGTPQRILDAVKESLGTPEILINNATYCAPSNFRTLDTAILDKHYNVNNRGTLMLSMEFAKAFEKANPEGGEGRIIHMVSGGPDPDNLAYIATKGALKAITPPLATGLAPLGITVNSVDPGPTDSGWIDEDLSKAFLPMFPMGRLGLPEDAAKLIRFLASGESQWITGQIMESNGGFLGK; via the coding sequence ATGAATTCATTACAAGGAAAAACAGCCATCGTAACCGGTGCAAGCCGTTCAAACGGGATCGGTTCGGCCGCCTGCCTGGCGCTTGCAGAGGCGGGAGCAGACATTTTCTTCACCCACTGGACACCATTCGATGAAACGGCTGGGAACGGTGTTGAGAAGGATTGGCCAGGAATGTTAGAGGAGAAGTTGATCGAGATGGGGGTCCGCGCCGCCCATATGGAAGCAGATCTTGAAGATGATGGGACCCCTCAGAGGATTCTTGATGCCGTCAAGGAATCTCTCGGGACGCCGGAAATCCTTATCAACAATGCAACGTACTGTGCACCTTCGAATTTCCGCACCTTGGATACAGCCATTCTTGACAAGCATTATAACGTGAACAACCGCGGTACGCTCATGCTTTCAATGGAATTCGCCAAAGCATTCGAGAAGGCGAATCCGGAGGGCGGAGAAGGACGCATCATCCATATGGTTTCAGGGGGACCTGATCCGGATAACCTTGCTTATATTGCCACCAAAGGCGCGTTGAAAGCCATCACGCCGCCGCTTGCCACTGGACTTGCACCACTCGGAATCACCGTCAATTCCGTCGATCCGGGTCCGACCGATTCAGGATGGATCGACGAAGATCTCTCAAAGGCATTTTTGCCGATGTTTCCAATGGGGCGTCTTGGTCTGCCGGAGGATGCAGCAAAACTGATCCGCTTCCTTGCAAGCGGCGAGTCACAATGGATCACCGGTCAGATCATGGAATCCAACGGAGGATTTTTGGGTAAATAA
- a CDS encoding sensor histidine kinase, protein MIGQFIREKISWIMLFISLQGLLIFVAYLDTSLPVSSTFYVVFLSTLIFLLFIVVRYHKETKYYRALNEWDVNLHITGMPEPRTPFEKVVHQSMTLQAEQLRGEAASNRRMIEQEKDELLAWIHEVKTPLTAMSLIIERLNDPELKASLKYEWLRIHLLLDQQLHHKRIDFLENDLYIEKTDLEELIYGEIKTVQSWCIQKGIGFDINLKVEDVLSDSKWLAFILRQLLTNAVKYSKESDIEIMSDREHGHTILKIRDYGKGIDQRDLPRIFEKGFTSTINHQNTASTGMGLYLTKKVAGTLHIDVKTESVPGEGSTFTLIFPEENEFVDTRGM, encoded by the coding sequence ATGATCGGTCAATTTATCAGGGAAAAAATAAGCTGGATTATGCTCTTTATCAGTCTACAGGGACTCCTCATCTTTGTCGCTTACCTTGATACATCCTTGCCGGTTTCATCAACTTTCTATGTGGTCTTCCTTTCGACTCTGATTTTCCTCCTCTTCATCGTGGTCCGCTATCACAAAGAAACCAAATATTATAGAGCGCTGAACGAATGGGACGTGAATCTGCATATAACAGGAATGCCTGAACCCCGAACCCCGTTTGAAAAAGTGGTTCACCAGAGCATGACGTTACAGGCGGAACAGCTGAGGGGGGAAGCCGCTTCGAACAGAAGAATGATCGAACAAGAAAAGGATGAACTCCTAGCTTGGATTCATGAAGTAAAGACCCCATTGACAGCGATGAGCCTGATTATCGAACGACTTAATGACCCCGAGCTCAAAGCATCTTTGAAATATGAATGGCTCCGGATCCATCTGCTCCTCGACCAGCAGCTTCATCATAAAAGAATTGATTTTCTTGAAAACGATCTGTACATAGAGAAGACTGACCTTGAGGAATTGATTTACGGAGAAATTAAAACTGTGCAGTCCTGGTGCATCCAAAAAGGGATCGGATTTGATATTAACCTGAAGGTAGAAGACGTCCTCTCCGACAGCAAGTGGCTTGCCTTCATCCTGCGGCAGCTGTTGACGAACGCCGTCAAATACAGCAAAGAGAGTGATATCGAGATCATGAGCGACCGGGAACATGGACATACTATCCTAAAAATCCGTGACTACGGAAAAGGAATCGACCAGAGAGACTTGCCGCGAATATTTGAAAAAGGTTTTACGTCTACCATCAATCACCAAAACACGGCTTCTACAGGCATGGGCTTGTACCTGACAAAGAAAGTGGCCGGGACACTTCATATTGACGTAAAGACAGAATCCGTCCCGGGGGAAGGGTCTACCTTTACGCTCATCTTCCCTGAGGAGAATGAATTTGTAGACACAAGAGGCATGTGA